Proteins from a genomic interval of Sparus aurata chromosome 21, fSpaAur1.1, whole genome shotgun sequence:
- the aknad1 gene encoding uncharacterized protein aknad1 isoform X2 produces the protein MEAESEDSDEDVQGEDKPTVLWKKCIQQSIFVDLSEDESLHLSDFENSLDLHLSQAESAPSEVSIHLSGSSELSGLDVTSSESSNVSSQSERVVESKSSSLHVSARRPNTMQDEPPLNQRLEDPGQNTSDEDQDDLPYDCDLGSLYFNQTADGREAVHASPDPPGLVDCNAMNRDDVIEPLVSVEKPAALSQEDVNVKKDDSSRPCPPADINQLLLQHFSQEELLRSGRLIEAETLPEVSLLESVDDTVLSLAPTHNSSKVIGHHSESPPCKSELESESFSSGRTDGISNTVSKSLEEEAERKIDEVTSADSVTSSSASSESKQSSGEVSAVGVAEQEQTGEDDQVQRVPLMRTRSFSEMKYGQGQVHYPRPDFSKVASKVKIPKTPSGPAKPAPQSPSSMHRAQSSPGMLELVSRVLEDSVQPSEKPYVFKDEVKTPPALVHHLQAEYDKLLTKYAEAENLIDQMRLGTTAQPSLELMLCFDDDDDDHHHRHHQENSPAVEGSHLESPAPHVPPPENCSEKVEPAPQSNTEEVNTASSSLPDEAPSDGERMTTELRDIISQFMQTVEEFKLSVGSMSVSTAEQQMMLRSMMEAQDQLERKYISKKEEHRALEMQNYMGLSRNTGTFDPNRLVEGDIFRIGMHLEDIKEMIDGNVCAQISPPHSSSTPTHTREALHVKPAPLCMPTPSPPPSLHQGACAGFSTVGYKTESCKEEDVDEASEVHGDDGSQQSGELITTDSSLKRTGHSSCLSKSSQGSLEGRDIQAAEAEEESNSVLSEAIDHSDILAYLSGARSSSRQTQRTPDSRNTPDSVLNPAGECDLGDCVSLAVEVSSSSDAPSHPDILSLPELPLNTSSVLQRIVSPETDSGFGSSYLNQSGSGSSQPNLLTESVQSQNDALSSSGSEGSCSNLQTTIHSASISSQRWASPHPSVQTQSCGAAAAVERWVESTTKEPSVRLQGSERTTPSRLHRHVSEPVLGTTMDGEERGSPLYPCSCNSEAILALQSEVSRLKKDLEEGLVQLPHLAQKMDYLTSKYRQERRFKTRARSHHRPACSSVLKPPGSRQNVSDLSSSQVKIEDWISTDMDPSKSKGTDSGDTAGSEIMLQSSDSPVGSRRAPEFQDRLHGAPQSNRGSERDGSVKNSGLTSFVLKGGKKEDSYSHVKQRPQTFMESLHSRGKWPVFSSPSPQKPLLQVGYGSSSSLPASYKVREPPLQPSSHHRKRSTQSDTVLLPSNVYFQRTLSPVLLQSKTGSRTGRRRGSKEEEMNRTLDHAIEMARNMKRTTDRMAKRLSADLAKTQLHRKLHSSQPLEGRKHQML, from the exons ATGGAGGCAGAATCGGAGGACTCGGACGAGGATGTTCAGGGAGAGGACAAGCCCACTGTGCTCTGGAAGAAGTGCATTCAGCAGAGCATCTTCGTGGATTTGAGTGAGGATGAAAGTCTCCACTTGAGCGATTTTGAGAATTCTCTGGATCTACATCTGTCCCAGGCGGAGTCTGCTCCCTCTGAGGTCAGCATCCATCTCAGTG GGAGCTCAGAACTGTCAGGCCTCGACGTCACCTCCTCGGAGTCCAGTAATGTCAGCAGTCAGAGTGAGAGAGTGGTAGAGAGCAAGAGCAGCTCGTTGCACGTGTCTGCCAGAAGACCAAACACCATGCAGGATGAGCCACCTTTGAACCAGAGGTTAGAGGACCCGGGGCAGAACACGAGCGACGAGGATCAGGACGATCTACCCTATGACTGTGACCTCGGGAGCCTCTACTTCAACCAGACAGCTGATGGAAGAGAAGCTGTTCACGCAAGTCCGGATCCTCCTGGTTTGGTGGACTGTAATGCAATGAATAGAGATGATGTTATTGAACCCCTGGTTTCTGTTGAGAAACCAGCAGCTTTGTCGCAAGAGGATGTCAACGTTAAAAAGGACGACTCGTCACGCCCCTGTCCTCCTGCAGACATTAACCAGTTGTTGCTGCAACACTTTtcccaggaggagctgctgcggTCAGGCAGGCTGATCGAGGCGGAGACCCTGCCGGAGGTCTCCCTGCTGGAGAGCGTGGATGACACTGTCTTGAGCTTGGCTCCGACACACAACAGCTCCAAAGTTATTGGTCACCACTCAGAGAGCCCCCCATGTAAATCTGAGCTTGAGTCTGAGAGTTTCAGCTCTGGCAGGACTGATGGTATAAGTAATACTGTATCTAAAAGTttagaggaagaagcagaaaggAAAATTGATGAAGTCACCTCTGCCGACAGTGTGACATCCAGCTCTGCAAGTTCAGAGTCCAAACAGAGCAGCGGGGAAGTTAGTGCTGTAGGTGTAGCAGAGCAGGAACAGACCGGAGAAGACGACCAGGTTCAGAGAGTCCCGCTCATGCGCACCAGGTCCTTCAGCGAGATGAAGTACGGTCAAGGCCAAGTCCATTACCCACGCCCTGATTTCTCCAAGGTCGCCTCCAAggtaaaaataccaaaaactcCAAGTGGACCTGCCAAACCTGCTCCCCAGAGCCCCAGCAGCATGCACAGAGCCCAGTCCTCTCCAGGGATGCTAGAGCTGGTCAGCAGAGTCCTGGAGGATTCAGTCCAGCCGTCAGAGAAGCCCTACGTGTTCAAAGACGAGGTCAAGACTCCTCCAGCTCTGGTGCATCACCTGCAG gCTGAATATGATAAATTATTAACCAAATATGCTGAGGCAGAGAACCTTATAGATCAAATGAGACTCGGAACCACT GCCCAGCCCTCCTTAGAACTGATGCTTTGTtttgatgacgatgatgatgatcatcatcatcgccaTCATCAGGAAAACTCACCTGCAGTCGAGGGAAGCCATCTTGAGTCCCCTGCTCCTCACGTTCCCCCACCAG AAAACTGCAGTGAAAAAGTAGAGCCGGCCCCTCAGAGCAACACTGAAGAGGTGAACACAGCGTCGTCCAGCCTGCCTGACGAGGCTCCCAGTGATGGTGAAAGAATGACTACTGAGCTGAGAGACATCATCAGCCAGTTCATGCAGACG GTGGAAGAATTCAAATTGAGTGTCGGCAGCATGTCAGTGAGCACGGCAGAACAGCAGATG ATGCTGAGGAGCATGATGGAGGCTCAGGACCAGCTGGAAAGAAAATACATCAGTAAGAAGGAGGAGCACCGAGCTCTGGAGATGCAGAACTACATGGGCCTGTCCAGGAACACCGGCACCTTCGACCCGAACAG GCTGGTGGAGGGAGACATTTTCAGGATAGGGATGCACCTCGAGGACATAAAGGAGATGATAGACGGGAACGTGTGTGCGCAGATTTCTCCGCCCCACTCATCctccacccccacacacacgaGGGAGGCGCTGCATGTGAAGCCCGCTCCTCTCTGCATGCCCACACCCTCACCTCCACCCTCCCTGCACCAG GGAGCATGTGCAGGGTTTTCCACTGTGGGTTATAAGACGGAGTCATGTAAAGAAGaggatgtggatgaggccagtGAGGTCCACGGAGACGATGGATCGCAGCAGAGTGGTGAACTCATAACAACCGACTCTTCACTGAAGCGCACTGGACACAGCAGCTGCCTCTCAAA GAGCTCACAGGGCTCTCTGGAAGGACGCGACATCCAGGCAGCTGAGGCTGAAGAGGAGAGCAACTCCGTCCTGTCGGAGGCGATAGATCACAGTGACATCCTCGCGTACCTGAGCGGAGCGAGGTCGTCCTCCAGACAGACGCAGCGGACACCCGACAG ccGTAACACCCCGGATAGTGTCCTGAACCCGGCGGGCGAATGTGATCTGGGTGATTGTGTGAGTCTGGCTGTGGaggtctcctcttcttctgatGCACCCAGCCACCCCGACATCCTCAGCCTGCCAGAGCTTCCTCTCAACACCTCGTCTGTATTACAG AGGATTGTGAGCCCGGAGACAGACAGCGGATTTGGGAGCTCCTACTTGAACCAATCAGGTTCTGGATCATCTCAACCAAATCTGCTCACAGAAAG CGTGCAGTCCCAGAATGATGCTTTGAGCAGCTCTGGCAGTGAGGGCTCCTGCTCCAACCTGCAGACAACCATCCATTCAGCCAGCATCAGCAGCCAGCGGTGGGCCAGTCCCCACCCATCTGTCCAAACACAGTCctgtggtgcagcagcagcagtggagcgATGGGTGGAGAGCACCACTAAGGAGCCTTCAGTCAGGCTGCAGG GATCTGAACGCACCACGCCTTCCCGGCTGCATCGCCACGTATCTGAACCTGTACTCGGCACCACCATggatggagaagagagaggcAGCCCACTGTATCCTTGCTCCTGTAATAG TGAGGCGATCCTGGCCTTGCAGTCGGAGGTGTCCAGGCTGAAAAAGGACCTCGAGGAAGGCTTGGTCCAGCTGCCTCACCTGGCGCAGAAGATGGACTATCTCACCTCCAAATACAGACAGGAGCGCAGGTTTAAAACCAGAGCGCGGAGCCACCACAGGCCAGCATGCAGCAG TGTGTTGAAGCCACCGGGTAGCAGACAGAATGTGAGCGATCTCAGCTCTAGTCAAGTGAAGATAGAAGACTGGATCTCTACAGACATGGACCCCAGCAAGAGCAAAG GTACAGACAGCGGTGACACAGCCGGCTCTGAGATCATGTTGCAGTCGAGCGATTCGCCTGTAGGGAGCAGGAGAGCGCCTGAGTTTCAAGATAGACTTCACGGGGCTCCGCAGTCCAACAGAG ggtcagagagagacggatCGGTGAAAAACTCTGGTCTGACAAGCTTTGTTTtaaaaggagggaaaaaggAGGATTCTTACAGCCATGTGAAGCAAAGACCACAGA CCTTCATGGAGAGTCTTCACTCCCGGGGGAAATGGCCTgttttctcctctccatctccacaGAAGCCTCTCCTCCAGGTCGGCTACGGCTCCTCCAGCAGCCTGCCAGCCAG CTATAAAGTGAGGGAGCCGCCGCTGCAGCCCTCGTCCCATCACAGGAAGCGCTCCACCCAGTCGGACACGGTGCTCCTGCCCAGTAATGTGTACTTCCAGCGGACGCTGTCGCCCGTTTTGCTGCAATCAAAGACTGGCAGCAGGACAGGCAGACGCAGAGGCAGCAAG GAGGAAGAGATGAACAGGACTCTAGATCACGCTATCGAGATGGCTCGAAACATGAAGAGGACCACAGACAGAATGGCCAAGAGACTGTCAGCTGATCTGGCCAAGACTCAGCTTCACAGGAAGCTACACAGCTcacagccactagagggcaggAAACACCAGATGTTATAA
- the aknad1 gene encoding uncharacterized protein aknad1 isoform X1, protein MEAESEDSDEDVQGEDKPTVLWKKCIQQSIFVDLSEDESLHLSDFENSLDLHLSQAESAPSEVSIHLSGSSELSGLDVTSSESSNVSSQSERVVESKSSSLHVSARRPNTMQDEPPLNQRLEDPGQNTSDEDQDDLPYDCDLGSLYFNQTADGREAVHASPDPPGLVDCNAMNRDDVIEPLVSVEKPAALSQEDVNVKKDDSSRPCPPADINQLLLQHFSQEELLRSGRLIEAETLPEVSLLESVDDTVLSLAPTHNSSKVIGHHSESPPCKSELESESFSSGRTDGISNTVSKSLEEEAERKIDEVTSADSVTSSSASSESKQSSGEVSAVGVAEQEQTGEDDQVQRVPLMRTRSFSEMKYGQGQVHYPRPDFSKVASKVKIPKTPSGPAKPAPQSPSSMHRAQSSPGMLELVSRVLEDSVQPSEKPYVFKDEVKTPPALVHHLQAEYDKLLTKYAEAENLIDQMRLGTTAQPSLELMLCFDDDDDDHHHRHHQENSPAVEGSHLESPAPHVPPPENCSEKVEPAPQSNTEEVNTASSSLPDEAPSDGERMTTELRDIISQFMQTVEEFKLSVGSMSVSTAEQQMMLRSMMEAQDQLERKYISKKEEHRALEMQNYMGLSRNTGTFDPNRLVEGDIFRIGMHLEDIKEMIDGNVCAQISPPHSSSTPTHTREALHVKPAPLCMPTPSPPPSLHQGACAGFSTVGYKTESCKEEDVDEASEVHGDDGSQQSGELITTDSSLKRTGHSSCLSKSSQGSLEGRDIQAAEAEEESNSVLSEAIDHSDILAYLSGARSSSRQTQRTPDSRNTPDSVLNPAGECDLGDCVSLAVEVSSSSDAPSHPDILSLPELPLNTSSVLQRIVSPETDSGFGSSYLNQSGSGSSQPNLLTESVQSQNDALSSSGSEGSCSNLQTTIHSASISSQRWASPHPSVQTQSCGAAAAVERWVESTTKEPSVRLQGSERTTPSRLHRHVSEPVLGTTMDGEERGSPLYPCSCNSEAILALQSEVSRLKKDLEEGLVQLPHLAQKMDYLTSKYRQERRFKTRARSHHRPACSSVLKPPGSRQNVSDLSSSQVKIEDWISTDMDPSKSKGTDSGDTAGSEIMLQSSDSPVGSRRAPEFQDRLHGAPQSNRGSERDGSVKNSGLTSFVLKGGKKEDSYSHVKQRPQTAFMESLHSRGKWPVFSSPSPQKPLLQVGYGSSSSLPASYKVREPPLQPSSHHRKRSTQSDTVLLPSNVYFQRTLSPVLLQSKTGSRTGRRRGSKEEEMNRTLDHAIEMARNMKRTTDRMAKRLSADLAKTQLHRKLHSSQPLEGRKHQML, encoded by the exons ATGGAGGCAGAATCGGAGGACTCGGACGAGGATGTTCAGGGAGAGGACAAGCCCACTGTGCTCTGGAAGAAGTGCATTCAGCAGAGCATCTTCGTGGATTTGAGTGAGGATGAAAGTCTCCACTTGAGCGATTTTGAGAATTCTCTGGATCTACATCTGTCCCAGGCGGAGTCTGCTCCCTCTGAGGTCAGCATCCATCTCAGTG GGAGCTCAGAACTGTCAGGCCTCGACGTCACCTCCTCGGAGTCCAGTAATGTCAGCAGTCAGAGTGAGAGAGTGGTAGAGAGCAAGAGCAGCTCGTTGCACGTGTCTGCCAGAAGACCAAACACCATGCAGGATGAGCCACCTTTGAACCAGAGGTTAGAGGACCCGGGGCAGAACACGAGCGACGAGGATCAGGACGATCTACCCTATGACTGTGACCTCGGGAGCCTCTACTTCAACCAGACAGCTGATGGAAGAGAAGCTGTTCACGCAAGTCCGGATCCTCCTGGTTTGGTGGACTGTAATGCAATGAATAGAGATGATGTTATTGAACCCCTGGTTTCTGTTGAGAAACCAGCAGCTTTGTCGCAAGAGGATGTCAACGTTAAAAAGGACGACTCGTCACGCCCCTGTCCTCCTGCAGACATTAACCAGTTGTTGCTGCAACACTTTtcccaggaggagctgctgcggTCAGGCAGGCTGATCGAGGCGGAGACCCTGCCGGAGGTCTCCCTGCTGGAGAGCGTGGATGACACTGTCTTGAGCTTGGCTCCGACACACAACAGCTCCAAAGTTATTGGTCACCACTCAGAGAGCCCCCCATGTAAATCTGAGCTTGAGTCTGAGAGTTTCAGCTCTGGCAGGACTGATGGTATAAGTAATACTGTATCTAAAAGTttagaggaagaagcagaaaggAAAATTGATGAAGTCACCTCTGCCGACAGTGTGACATCCAGCTCTGCAAGTTCAGAGTCCAAACAGAGCAGCGGGGAAGTTAGTGCTGTAGGTGTAGCAGAGCAGGAACAGACCGGAGAAGACGACCAGGTTCAGAGAGTCCCGCTCATGCGCACCAGGTCCTTCAGCGAGATGAAGTACGGTCAAGGCCAAGTCCATTACCCACGCCCTGATTTCTCCAAGGTCGCCTCCAAggtaaaaataccaaaaactcCAAGTGGACCTGCCAAACCTGCTCCCCAGAGCCCCAGCAGCATGCACAGAGCCCAGTCCTCTCCAGGGATGCTAGAGCTGGTCAGCAGAGTCCTGGAGGATTCAGTCCAGCCGTCAGAGAAGCCCTACGTGTTCAAAGACGAGGTCAAGACTCCTCCAGCTCTGGTGCATCACCTGCAG gCTGAATATGATAAATTATTAACCAAATATGCTGAGGCAGAGAACCTTATAGATCAAATGAGACTCGGAACCACT GCCCAGCCCTCCTTAGAACTGATGCTTTGTtttgatgacgatgatgatgatcatcatcatcgccaTCATCAGGAAAACTCACCTGCAGTCGAGGGAAGCCATCTTGAGTCCCCTGCTCCTCACGTTCCCCCACCAG AAAACTGCAGTGAAAAAGTAGAGCCGGCCCCTCAGAGCAACACTGAAGAGGTGAACACAGCGTCGTCCAGCCTGCCTGACGAGGCTCCCAGTGATGGTGAAAGAATGACTACTGAGCTGAGAGACATCATCAGCCAGTTCATGCAGACG GTGGAAGAATTCAAATTGAGTGTCGGCAGCATGTCAGTGAGCACGGCAGAACAGCAGATG ATGCTGAGGAGCATGATGGAGGCTCAGGACCAGCTGGAAAGAAAATACATCAGTAAGAAGGAGGAGCACCGAGCTCTGGAGATGCAGAACTACATGGGCCTGTCCAGGAACACCGGCACCTTCGACCCGAACAG GCTGGTGGAGGGAGACATTTTCAGGATAGGGATGCACCTCGAGGACATAAAGGAGATGATAGACGGGAACGTGTGTGCGCAGATTTCTCCGCCCCACTCATCctccacccccacacacacgaGGGAGGCGCTGCATGTGAAGCCCGCTCCTCTCTGCATGCCCACACCCTCACCTCCACCCTCCCTGCACCAG GGAGCATGTGCAGGGTTTTCCACTGTGGGTTATAAGACGGAGTCATGTAAAGAAGaggatgtggatgaggccagtGAGGTCCACGGAGACGATGGATCGCAGCAGAGTGGTGAACTCATAACAACCGACTCTTCACTGAAGCGCACTGGACACAGCAGCTGCCTCTCAAA GAGCTCACAGGGCTCTCTGGAAGGACGCGACATCCAGGCAGCTGAGGCTGAAGAGGAGAGCAACTCCGTCCTGTCGGAGGCGATAGATCACAGTGACATCCTCGCGTACCTGAGCGGAGCGAGGTCGTCCTCCAGACAGACGCAGCGGACACCCGACAG ccGTAACACCCCGGATAGTGTCCTGAACCCGGCGGGCGAATGTGATCTGGGTGATTGTGTGAGTCTGGCTGTGGaggtctcctcttcttctgatGCACCCAGCCACCCCGACATCCTCAGCCTGCCAGAGCTTCCTCTCAACACCTCGTCTGTATTACAG AGGATTGTGAGCCCGGAGACAGACAGCGGATTTGGGAGCTCCTACTTGAACCAATCAGGTTCTGGATCATCTCAACCAAATCTGCTCACAGAAAG CGTGCAGTCCCAGAATGATGCTTTGAGCAGCTCTGGCAGTGAGGGCTCCTGCTCCAACCTGCAGACAACCATCCATTCAGCCAGCATCAGCAGCCAGCGGTGGGCCAGTCCCCACCCATCTGTCCAAACACAGTCctgtggtgcagcagcagcagtggagcgATGGGTGGAGAGCACCACTAAGGAGCCTTCAGTCAGGCTGCAGG GATCTGAACGCACCACGCCTTCCCGGCTGCATCGCCACGTATCTGAACCTGTACTCGGCACCACCATggatggagaagagagaggcAGCCCACTGTATCCTTGCTCCTGTAATAG TGAGGCGATCCTGGCCTTGCAGTCGGAGGTGTCCAGGCTGAAAAAGGACCTCGAGGAAGGCTTGGTCCAGCTGCCTCACCTGGCGCAGAAGATGGACTATCTCACCTCCAAATACAGACAGGAGCGCAGGTTTAAAACCAGAGCGCGGAGCCACCACAGGCCAGCATGCAGCAG TGTGTTGAAGCCACCGGGTAGCAGACAGAATGTGAGCGATCTCAGCTCTAGTCAAGTGAAGATAGAAGACTGGATCTCTACAGACATGGACCCCAGCAAGAGCAAAG GTACAGACAGCGGTGACACAGCCGGCTCTGAGATCATGTTGCAGTCGAGCGATTCGCCTGTAGGGAGCAGGAGAGCGCCTGAGTTTCAAGATAGACTTCACGGGGCTCCGCAGTCCAACAGAG ggtcagagagagacggatCGGTGAAAAACTCTGGTCTGACAAGCTTTGTTTtaaaaggagggaaaaaggAGGATTCTTACAGCCATGTGAAGCAAAGACCACAGA CAGCCTTCATGGAGAGTCTTCACTCCCGGGGGAAATGGCCTgttttctcctctccatctccacaGAAGCCTCTCCTCCAGGTCGGCTACGGCTCCTCCAGCAGCCTGCCAGCCAG CTATAAAGTGAGGGAGCCGCCGCTGCAGCCCTCGTCCCATCACAGGAAGCGCTCCACCCAGTCGGACACGGTGCTCCTGCCCAGTAATGTGTACTTCCAGCGGACGCTGTCGCCCGTTTTGCTGCAATCAAAGACTGGCAGCAGGACAGGCAGACGCAGAGGCAGCAAG GAGGAAGAGATGAACAGGACTCTAGATCACGCTATCGAGATGGCTCGAAACATGAAGAGGACCACAGACAGAATGGCCAAGAGACTGTCAGCTGATCTGGCCAAGACTCAGCTTCACAGGAAGCTACACAGCTcacagccactagagggcaggAAACACCAGATGTTATAA